Proteins encoded by one window of Lycium barbarum isolate Lr01 chromosome 11, ASM1917538v2, whole genome shotgun sequence:
- the LOC132618341 gene encoding fatty acid desaturase 4, chloroplastic-like: MSSILPQNHVIRTSQRSDEIGTIQGRSSHPDKIIANYEPPTSITKTGTSTKSVLNDPSSQSTWAHRAWMASGFTIVLISLTRSGTGAIDSHTWVGPLIAGLIGYVVSDLVAGIFHWAVDNYGSAKTPIFGRLIDAFQGHHKWPRSTTRNQFAKNLHELARGVTLSVLPINLLCNNPMILAFVGVLSGCLMFSLQIHSWAHGTKSEVPSIVLALQDARILLSRSNHAAHHCPPYNKSYCTVSGLWNQYLDRYKVFELLEINFFFKFGVRPRSWDEPNSEWTEETETLEPMPASY, translated from the coding sequence ATGTCTTCCATTCTACCTCAAAACCATGTCATTAGAACCTCACAACGATCGGATGAAATTGGGACGATACAGGGAAGATCCTCACATCCTGATAAGATCATAGCGAATTATGAACCACCCACTTCCATCACAAAAACTGGAACTAGTACAAAAAGTGTACTCAATGACCCGAGTTCACAGTCCACATGGGCTCATCGAGCATGGATGGCAAGTGGGTTCACAATCGTGCTAATTTCTCTAACACGATCAGGCACAGGAGCCATCGACTCACATACATGGGTTGGACCCCTTATAGCAGGACTCATCGGTTATGTCGTATCAGACTTAGTTGCCGGAATCTTCCACTGGGCAGTTGACAATTACGGCAGTGCCAAAACCCCTATATTCGGTAGACTAATTGATGCATTTCAAGGTCACCATAAATGGCCAAGAAGTACCACCCGAAATCAATTTGCTAAAAATCTTCATGAGCTCGCACGTGGAGTGACTTTAAGTGTCCTCCCGATCAACCTTCTCTGTAACAATCCGATGATTCTGGCTTTCGTGGGAGTTCTTTCGGGTTGCCTTATGTTCAGCCTGCAGATTCATTCATGGGCTCATGGCACAAAAAGTGAGGTACCTTCAATCGTGTTAGCACTACAAGATGCTAGAATACTTCTTTCGAGGTCAAATCACGCCGCGCATCATTGCCCCCCTTACAACAAGAGTTACTGCACTGTGAGTGGATTATGGAACCAGTATTTGGATAGATATAAGGTTTTTGAGTTGCTCGAGATAAATTTCTTCTTTAAATTTGGAGTTCGGCCACGGTCTTGGGATGAACCAAATTCAGAATGGACTGAAGAAACAGAGACACTTGAACCTATGCCTGCTTCATATTGA